In the Plasmodium chabaudi chabaudi strain AS genome assembly, chromosome: 13 genome, one interval contains:
- a CDS encoding U4/U6 small nuclear ribonucleoprotein PRP4, putative, translated as MKISDVINDYKSLDSNKLKNSDINSKKNNNDSILEEFEIKSKIRKVCLGIPTKDLEVKNVLRLLKEPICLFGEDQYDKRNRLKRILVTRYDKLIIKNKGENIEEVEEFKNILKKYYIDFSKIYDTTSPEYQKVNELEDELRNKGIKKDDATTKSGISDHILKEKFYTESTEELKLSRIDITLKTLPRIYLYKEMINNFQNKYSREQYENYISSYNEHMKSELDLYISQLGDSRPLTMGKFSPDNSVFAVSSYNTYINIFNFKNDNYNLVKTLKNGHVDKINCIEWNYPNNYSYYTTTNYTDINKNDLLLASCSSDKTFCIWKPFLYETNDGNNSSENYSKISNKSDTNDNNDGKKGRGKKMKKNEKKNNNQEDGSENDENDSENRNNNDNSGDNKQPLLCKVKAHEDRINKICFHPLNKFVLTCSEDETIKFFDIETQNELFYQEGHNSNVYSATFNPYGNLYLSGDAKGGLMLWDIRTGRNIERKHMIHNNCIMNISFNPFMPNMFCTCSSDNTIKIFDLRNFTVSCNILAHNKIVTDAIFEPTYGRYIASSSFDTYIKIWDTVNFYCTKILCNNDNKVRNVDISPDGNLISCTSFDRTWKLYKIEEFEKENIMSDFV; from the coding sequence atgaaaattagtGATGTTATAAACGACTATAAATCACTTGATAGTAATAAACTGAAAAATAGTGATATAaatagcaaaaaaaataacaatgatAGTATATTGGAAGAATtcgaaataaaaagtaagaTAAGGAAAGTATGTCTAGGTATTCCAACAAAAGATTTGGAggtaaaaaatgttttaagaTTGTTAAAAGAAcctatttgtttatttggGGAAGATCaatatgataaaagaaACAGATTAAAACGTATTTTAGTTACTAGATATGATaaattgataataaaaaacaaaggaGAAAATATAGAAGAAGTTgaagaatttaaaaatattttaaaaaaatattatattgattTTAGTAAAATTTATGATACAACTTCACCTGAATATCAAAAAGTAAATGAACTTGAAGATGAATTGAGAAATaaaggaataaaaaaagatgatGCTACTACAAAAAGTGGTATATCTgatcatatattaaaagaaaaattttacACTGAAAGTACAgaagaattaaaattatctCGTATAGATATAACATTAAAAACATTACctagaatatatttatataaagaaatgataaataattttcaaaataaatattcacgAGAACagtatgaaaattatattagtTCATATAATGAACATATGAAATCAGAATtagatttatatatttcacaaTTAGGAGATAGCAGACCATTAACTATGGGAAAATTTTCACCAGATAATAGTGTATTTGCAGTAAGTAGTTacaatacatatataaatatatttaattttaaaaatgataattataatcTTGTTAAAACACTTAAAAATGGTCAtgttgataaaataaattgtatTGAATGGAATTatccaaataattattcatattacaCTACAACGAATTATactgatataaataaaaatgatttgtTATTGGCTTCCTGTTCATCTGATAAAACTTTCTGTATATGGAAACCATTTTTATACGAAACAAATGATGGTAATAATTCTTCTGAAAATTATTCTAAAATATCCAATAAAAGTGATACCAATGATAACAACGATGGAAAGAAGGGGAGggggaaaaaaatgaaaaaaaatgaaaaaaaaaataataaccaAGAAGATGGGAgcgaaaatgatgaaaatgacAGCGAAAACAGAAATAACAATGATAACAGTGGAGATAACAAACAGCCTTTACTATGTAAAGTTAAGGCTCATGAAGatagaataaataaaatatgtttccATCCTTTAAATAAGTTTGTATTAACATGTTCAGAAGATgaaacaataaaattttttgatatcGAAACACAAAATGAATTGTTTTATCAAGAAGGGCACAATTCTAATGTATATTCAGCTACATTTAACCCATACggaaatttatatttatcaggGGATGCAAAAGGTGGTTTAATGCTATGGGATATTAGAACAGGAAGAAATATCGAAAGAAAACATATGattcataataattgtataatgaatataagtTTCAATCCATTTATGCCAAATATGTTTTGTACATGCTCTTCGGATAATACcatcaaaatatttgatttaAGAAATTTCACAGTTTCCTGTAATATATTAGCACATAACAAAATTGTTACTGATGCAATTTTTGAACCAACATATGGCAGATATATAGCATCAAGTTCATTTGatacttatataaaaatatgggatactgtaaatttttattgtacaaaaattttatgcaATAATGACAATAAAGTCAGAAATGTGGATATATCTCCTGATGGTAATTTGATTTCTTGCACATCTTTTGATAGGACATGGAAATTGTACAAAATCGAAGAATTCGAAAAGGAGAATATTATGTCAGattttgtttaa